The following coding sequences lie in one Metallumcola ferriviriculae genomic window:
- a CDS encoding DUF3231 family protein, translated as MKIMKFSERIGYIGKGSREKQEMISLGEAYSLWTTLEMRYDALITSKTLFELAKDEDLKKIIKDGIKVLSSQKETLEKLMREFRIPMPSKPPEEANIVIDINTVTDKYIYREIYNGMANFMFKHVSNYQRANGSYLREDFRRFLIQEMDLYDSFFEYGKLKAYLHEEPTFRT; from the coding sequence ATGAAAATAATGAAATTCTCTGAACGCATTGGTTATATAGGAAAAGGCTCTAGGGAGAAACAGGAAATGATTTCCTTAGGGGAGGCGTATTCCCTTTGGACAACCCTCGAGATGAGGTATGATGCTTTAATCACCTCAAAAACCCTTTTTGAATTAGCGAAAGATGAAGATCTTAAGAAGATTATAAAGGATGGTATCAAAGTACTTTCCTCACAAAAAGAAACATTAGAGAAATTAATGAGAGAATTTCGTATCCCAATGCCCAGCAAGCCACCTGAGGAAGCCAATATTGTAATTGATATAAACACGGTAACCGATAAATACATATATAGGGAAATTTATAATGGTATGGCCAATTTCATGTTTAAGCATGTTTCTAATTATCAGAGGGCAAACGGGTCTTATTTGAGAGAAGATTTTCGGAGATTCTTGATACAGGAAATGGACCTGTATGATAGTTTTTTTGAATATGGAAAGTTAAAGGCATATTTACACGAGGAGCCAACATTTAGAACATAA